In one Saccharibacillus brassicae genomic region, the following are encoded:
- a CDS encoding ABC transporter ATP-binding protein — protein MNPNGGEEMIRLDGLEIGFNRKAVVQNLSLDIRKGEFFTFLGPSGCGKTTTLKAITGFLVPTQGSIHVNGIDITHMPVEQRKIGMVFQNYALFPTMTVKQNIVFGLKEQKWPKDRIRTRLEEVAHLVNLTDEQLDKPITELSGGQQQRVAIARTLALNPDIIVLDEPLSNLDARLRKKLRGELKRIQAASGVTMVYVTHDQEEALILSDRIAVFNAGAIEQVGTPHDIYYRPASEFVVDFIGEANRLHPSTVARLKQSNADFELHSRERAYVRAEHVKERIPERLAADYYVLDAEFEIEEFYGLNVKRIFRVDDEQIGCLSNEVDPAIRRGDRKRLYIGKSDLIRFTDRHAP, from the coding sequence ATGAATCCGAACGGGGGCGAAGAGATGATCCGGCTTGACGGGCTCGAAATCGGATTCAATCGCAAAGCGGTCGTTCAAAATCTGTCGCTGGATATCCGAAAAGGCGAATTTTTCACCTTTTTGGGTCCTTCCGGCTGCGGCAAAACGACGACTTTAAAAGCGATTACCGGATTCCTTGTACCGACGCAGGGAAGCATTCACGTAAACGGAATCGATATTACGCATATGCCGGTCGAACAGCGGAAGATCGGCATGGTTTTTCAAAACTATGCGTTATTCCCGACGATGACCGTCAAACAAAATATCGTGTTCGGTCTGAAAGAACAGAAATGGCCCAAAGACCGGATTCGCACCAGACTGGAAGAGGTCGCGCATCTGGTTAACCTGACAGACGAGCAGTTGGACAAGCCGATAACCGAATTGTCCGGCGGACAGCAGCAGCGGGTAGCCATCGCGCGTACGCTGGCGCTCAATCCGGACATTATCGTGCTGGATGAGCCGCTCTCCAATCTGGATGCCCGACTGCGCAAAAAGCTGCGCGGCGAGTTGAAACGAATTCAGGCCGCTTCCGGCGTCACGATGGTCTACGTCACCCACGACCAGGAAGAAGCCCTGATTCTCTCGGACCGGATCGCCGTATTCAATGCGGGTGCGATCGAACAGGTCGGCACGCCGCACGACATCTATTACCGCCCGGCCTCCGAATTCGTGGTCGACTTTATCGGCGAAGCCAATCGGCTGCATCCGTCCACGGTCGCCCGGCTCAAGCAGTCGAACGCCGATTTCGAACTTCACTCCCGGGAGCGGGCTTATGTACGTGCCGAACATGTCAAAGAACGGATTCCCGAGCGGCTGGCGGCTGATTATTATGTACTGGATGCCGAATTCGAGATCGAGGAATTTTACGGATTGAACGTCAAGCGCATCTTCCGCGTAGACGACGAACAGATCGGCTGCCTATCCAACGAAGTCGACCCGGCCATACGGAGAGGCGATCGCAAACGGCTGTACATCGGCAAAAGCGATCTGATCCGGTTCACGGATCGGCATGCGCCATGA
- a CDS encoding ABC transporter substrate-binding protein: MRTLKLSLSVMLLMWGLVLTACAPTAGPAPGGAAAGATNASPERNMADILAQQPTGQPIIVATNNMGDGRDQWLAAAAKEAGFDITLVGLGGGDLTARVIGEVNNPTLNVVWGPADTMFKSMQDAHALEPWKPRWADQIDGSVPRSDYSWSYELQPKLLIANPKLYTSASAPTSYQDLWENPQFQGKYAVPTDFGGTTNRAVIGGILAQYLDPAGELGVSAAGWEAIKQYFAHGYATPKSEKEAQNLVDGKIPISYIYASGLKSFIDTYQMEPLILYSRTGEPTNTNQLGVIRSGNSAAVEESIRFADWLGSAKPMGDYASRYGSLVVNEQAQAQIDPFMQTVLQKTKPQDADWEYVNSMMDQWTAKIQLEYIQ; encoded by the coding sequence TCGTATTGACGGCATGCGCACCGACAGCCGGCCCGGCGCCGGGCGGCGCGGCCGCCGGCGCGACCAATGCGTCGCCCGAGCGGAACATGGCCGACATTTTGGCCCAACAGCCGACCGGACAACCGATTATCGTGGCAACGAACAATATGGGGGACGGACGGGACCAATGGTTGGCAGCCGCCGCCAAAGAAGCGGGATTCGATATTACGCTGGTCGGACTCGGCGGAGGCGATCTGACGGCGCGCGTCATCGGCGAAGTCAATAATCCGACCCTGAACGTAGTCTGGGGTCCGGCCGATACGATGTTCAAATCCATGCAGGATGCCCATGCGCTGGAACCGTGGAAGCCTCGGTGGGCGGATCAAATCGACGGAAGCGTCCCTCGCAGCGATTACAGCTGGTCTTATGAACTTCAGCCCAAACTGCTGATCGCCAATCCGAAATTGTATACATCAGCATCCGCGCCGACAAGCTATCAGGATTTATGGGAAAACCCGCAGTTCCAAGGCAAATACGCGGTTCCGACAGACTTTGGCGGTACGACCAACCGCGCCGTGATCGGCGGCATTCTGGCCCAATATCTCGATCCGGCCGGCGAACTTGGCGTTTCCGCGGCCGGCTGGGAAGCGATCAAGCAGTATTTCGCACACGGCTATGCAACGCCCAAAAGCGAAAAAGAAGCGCAAAATCTGGTCGACGGAAAAATTCCGATCTCTTACATTTACGCTTCCGGCCTCAAATCGTTTATCGATACGTATCAAATGGAACCGCTGATTCTGTACAGCCGGACCGGGGAACCGACGAATACGAATCAACTCGGCGTGATCCGAAGCGGCAATTCCGCCGCCGTGGAAGAATCGATCCGTTTTGCCGACTGGCTCGGCAGCGCCAAACCGATGGGCGATTACGCTTCCCGATACGGCAGCCTCGTCGTCAACGAACAAGCGCAGGCGCAAATCGATCCGTTTATGCAAACGGTCTTGCAAAAAACGAAACCGCAGGACGCGGATTGGGAGTACGTCAATTCGATGATGGATCAATGGACAGCCAAAATCCAACTGGAATACATCCAATGA